ATACAATATCTCGCGGAACTCATGGAACAGTACATATTCCTCATATTACTTTAACAGTTCCGATAACCATATCTCGTTCAATGGAATGCCAAGCTTATCTGCTGCAGGAGGATAAATCACTTTTCCTTTATTCAGACTTCTGCATTTAGACATGGTTATAAACTAGCGATGTAAGATGCTAGTCATAGACTTCTATGTATTCATGCTCTATGACTATGAGTAGCCCAGGCCTAGGCTCTAGCTGGTTGGCCATTGAAGCTATTCTCTCGGCTAGTCTTTGTATTTCGTTCTTAGAAGGCTGGTAGGAAATGTAGATTACTCCATACCTTATCAGAGATAAGAGACTTGGTACTGTAAAATCGGCGTCTCTTGTTAATATTATCCGCTCAAGTTCGTTTGCTATATTGACTAACTCTTTGTCGCTAATACCCCGGATACCTAAGTCTTGTAAACGAGTAACATCTACGCCATACTGTCTCAAAAAGGTTACCAGCTTTTTAGGTATATTTTCATCAGCTAGAAGCCTCAGCAACGACTCTAACCCTCTTTAGCGTCTTAGATGCAAACCTTAATGCCTCATATACGGCTTCCAACGGTATATCAAATTCCTCAGCAACCTCTTCGGGTCTCCAGCCAGCCGCAAGCATGTCTAGAATATCGTCAACTGTTATGCGAGTTCCTCTAACGGTTGGTCTGCCACCACGCTTTCCTGGCACCACTTCTAGCCATTTGTATCCTGGTAGTAGCACCATTTCTTTGGATACCTCCATGCCCATCTTACTTATAGGGTATTACATTCCAATATCTTTATCTCTCCAAGATCCCACACGATAAAAGATCTCAAATAAAAATAGAATTTAATAGAGAAACAATCTCGATAACATGGGCGTCCCATACATTATCCTACAGGGTATAAATAGATTAGGGAATCGTCCCAACTCAATGGAGAACTATGGGACGATTGTTTTAAGTGTCGGCCTCCGGAGCCGCAGGGTCTTGGGCTCTGAATCCCGGCTGGCCCGTCACATGGGTGATTCTCCTTTAATACTTTACACTTCTATTTCAACGCTAAATTAATTATATTTTTATTTTATTAAATTATTAAACTAGAAGGCATGTTTACAAGTATTCTATAGGTCTTGAGATAGTCATCCTTATAGTCTTTCTTGTTCCATGTTAATAGTATCACTTTCTCGTACTCCTCAGATAAATGCAGTGCTAGGACAACGAAATCGGCATCTGCTAGATCGTTCACGCAAATTCTTGGCAGTCTCCAAATAGTCCGTGTAAGCTTGCTTCACGATGATCTTCACGCCTAGTAATAGGATCCTTACTGCCACTCTTAGCTCTTCAATATGTATTTTCTTTCTCTTGGCTAGCTCTACTA
Above is a window of Candidatus Thermodiscus eudorianus DNA encoding:
- a CDS encoding DUF5615 family PIN-like protein; translation: MRQYGVDVTRLQDLGIRGISDKELVNIANELERIILTRDADFTVPSLLSLIRYGVIYISYQPSKNEIQRLAERIASMANQLEPRPGLLIVIEHEYIEVYD
- a CDS encoding DUF433 domain-containing protein encodes the protein MEVSKEMVLLPGYKWLEVVPGKRGGRPTVRGTRITVDDILDMLAAGWRPEEVAEEFDIPLEAVYEALRFASKTLKRVRVVAEASS